CGCGCGCTGCCGGAGGTGAACTGATGGCCCGGATTCTCACGGTGACGCTCAACCCGGCGCTGGACCTGACCGTGCGCCTGCCGCACCTGGACGTCGGTGAAGTGAACCGCAGCGAATCGGTGCTGGTGCAGGCAGCGGGCAAGGGGCTGAATGTCGCCCAGGTCCTTGCCGACCTGGGCCACCACCTGACCGTCACCGGATTCCTAGGTGCGGATAACGCTCCGCCATTCGACGCACTGTTCCGCCGGCGCGGCTTCGTCGATGCGTTCGTCCGCGTGCCGGGCGAGACGCGCAGCAACATCAAGCTGGCCGAAGTCACGGGACGCATCACCGATATCAACGGCCCCGGCCCGCTGGTGAGCGGGGCGCAGCAGGATGCGCTGCTGGACCGTCTCGACCTGATCAGCGCCGATTTCGAGGTCGCGGTGGTGGCCGGCAGCCTGCCGCGCGGTATCGAGCCGCAGTGGCTGTGCGAGTTGCTGCAGCGCTTGAAGAGCCGTGGTCTGAAGGTCGCCTTCGATTGCAGCGGCGCGGCATTGCGCGCCGGCATCGAGGCAGGCCCGTGGCTGATCAAGCCCAATGACCAGGAGCTGGGTGAGGCCTGTGGGCAACTGGCCGGCAGCGACGCCGAAACGGCCGCGCAGGTCGAGTCGCTGCGTGCGCGGGGAATCGAGCAGGTAGTGCTGTCCCAGGGCGCCGATGGCGTGCGTTGGTTCGGCCCGCAAGGCACCTGGCAGGCGCTGCCGCCGGCAGTGGATGTGGCCAGCACCGTGGGCGCGGGCGATTCGCTGCTCGCCGGCATGCTGCACGGCCTGCTCTGCGGCTGGCCCGCCGAGCGCGTGTTGCGGCACGCCACGGCAGTGGCGGCGCTGGCGGTTACCCAGTTCGACTTCGGCATAGGCGATGCGCAGCGCCTGAGCCGCATCGAAGACGGCGTGCAGGTCCGGGCCCTGGCCTGACCCGCGCCGCATCCAGAACGACAAGAGGCTATGACGATGAACCTTGCCCTTATCACGGCCTGCCCCAACGGCCAGATCACCAGTGTGCTCAGCGCGCGCCTTTTGCGCGCCGCCGCCGAGCGCCTGGGCTGGTCGGTTTGCGTCGAGCAGCGCGATCCGCAGCATCCGGAGCGGTGCCTCGCCGACGGTCAGGTCGCGGCGGCCGACTGGGTACTGGTGGTAAGTGCGCAACCGCTGGATCTCTCACGCTTCGTCGGCAAGCGCCTGTTGCAGGCGCGCCCGTCAGAGGCACTGGCCGATCCGTCGGCGTTCCTCCAGCGCGCCGCCCAGGAGGCCACCCTATGGCGCGGTGACGAACAGTCGACACCGCCCCTGGCCGAGGGGCAGCCGGCACGGCTGGTGGCGGTGACCGCCTGCCCCACCGGGGTGGCGCACACCTTCATGGCCGCCGAGGCGTTGCAGCAGGCGGCGCAGCAACTGGGCTACGACTTCAAGGTGGAAACCCAGGGTTCGGTCGGCGCGCGCAATTCGCTTTCGGCACAGGATATCGCGGCAGCCGACGTGGTGCTGCTGGCGGCGGACATCGAGGTGAACCCCGAACGTTTCGCCGGCAAGCGCATCTTCCGCTGCGGCACCGGCGTTGCACTGAAGCAACCGCAGGAAACCTTGCGGCGCGCGTTGGCCGAAGGACGCGAGGAAGCCGGCGCTACGAACAGCCCCGCCAGGGCAGGCAACGAAGCGCACGGGGTCTACAAGCACCTGCTGACCGGTGTGTCGTTCATGTTGCCGATGGTGGTCGCCGGTGGCCTGCTGATCGCCTTGTCGTTTGTCTTCGGGCTGAATCCTCCGCCGGGCAGTTTCGCCGCGGAGCTCAAATCGATTGGCGATACCGCATTCATGCTGATGGTGCCGATGCTCGCCGGCTACATCGCCTGGTCCATCGCCGATCGCCCGGGACTGGCGCCGGGCATGATCGGCGGGTTGCTGGCGAGCACGCTGGGCGCGGGCTTCCTCGGCGGCATCGTCGCCGGCCTGCTGGCCGGCTATTGCGCGCGGGCCATCGCGCAATGGGTTCCGCTGCCCGACAGCGTGTCGGCGCTCAAGCCGATCCTGATCATCCCGCTCCTGGCCAGCCTGTTCACCGGCCTGGTGATGGTCTACGTGGTGGGCTCGCCAGTGGCGGCGATGATGCACTCGCTGACCGACTTCCTCGCGGGCATGGGCACCACCAATGCCATCCTGCTCGGGTTGCTGCTGGGCGGGATGATGTGCGTTGACCTGGGCGGACCGATCAACAAGGCGGCGTACGCCTTCTCGGTCGGCCTGCTCGCGTCGCAGAGCTCCGCGCCGATGGCGGCGGTGATGGCCGGCGGCATGGTCCCGCCGATCGGCATGGGCATCGCCACGCTGCTGGCCCGACGCAAGTTCGCCCAGAGCGAGCGCGAGGCCGGCAAGGCTGCCCTGGTGCTCGGGCTGTGTTTCATTTCCGAGGGCGCGATCCCGTTCGCCGCCAAGGATCCGCTGCGGGTGATCCCGGCGAGCATTGTCGGTGGCGCGTTGACCGGTGCGCTGTCGATGCTGTTCGGCTGCAAGCTGCTTGCGCCTCACGGCGGGTTGTTCGTGCTGCTGATCCCCAACGCGATGAATCACGCATTGCTCTACCTCCTGGCGATTGCCGGTGGCAGCGTGGTGACCGGCGTGCTGTACGCGCTGCTCAGACGATCGGAGGCTGCACCGATGATGGTGTTGGGCGAGCAGGCGCCGGGCAAGGCGTGAGAACCCGCAGGTTCGCAGGCCGCTCGATGGGTATCGCCGCTCCCGCGAAAGCGCCCCTGCCGGAGTCGAAGCGAGCCATAGCCGCAGGATGGGGGAGCGCAGCGATACCCATCAACAGGGTTGTGTGCCGCTCGCGGCGCTCCAAGCCGCCCCGCGCGTGCAAGGGGGCGAGGGTACGAGGCGCCGGGTCAGGCGTTGCGTTGCCTGTGCGGCTCCCGCGCCGTTTCGGCGGCCGGCACGGGTAGGCGGTGCGAGTCGCCACGTCCCATCGGGAAGTACTCGAAACCGTGGCGAGCCATGCGTTCGGGGTCGAAGAGGTTGCGGCCGTCGAAGATCACCGGTGCTTTCAGGCGGCTTGCCAGGAGTTCGAAGTCCGGTGCCTTGAACTGTTGCCATTCGGTGCAGATCACCAGAGCGTCGGCGCCGCCCAGGGTGGCCTCCGGTGTCCCCATCAGGGCCAGTCGCTCATCGTGGCCGTACAGGCGCTGGGCCTCCGGCATGGCCTCCGGGTCGAAGGCGCGCACTTGCGCGCCGGCTGCCCAGAGCGCCTCCATCAGCGTACGGCTGGGAGCGTCGCGCATGTCGTCGGTGTTGGGCTTGAACGA
The Pseudomonas triclosanedens DNA segment above includes these coding regions:
- the pfkB gene encoding 1-phosphofructokinase, which codes for MARILTVTLNPALDLTVRLPHLDVGEVNRSESVLVQAAGKGLNVAQVLADLGHHLTVTGFLGADNAPPFDALFRRRGFVDAFVRVPGETRSNIKLAEVTGRITDINGPGPLVSGAQQDALLDRLDLISADFEVAVVAGSLPRGIEPQWLCELLQRLKSRGLKVAFDCSGAALRAGIEAGPWLIKPNDQELGEACGQLAGSDAETAAQVESLRARGIEQVVLSQGADGVRWFGPQGTWQALPPAVDVASTVGAGDSLLAGMLHGLLCGWPAERVLRHATAVAALAVTQFDFGIGDAQRLSRIEDGVQVRALA
- a CDS encoding PTS fructose-like transporter subunit IIB — its product is MNLALITACPNGQITSVLSARLLRAAAERLGWSVCVEQRDPQHPERCLADGQVAAADWVLVVSAQPLDLSRFVGKRLLQARPSEALADPSAFLQRAAQEATLWRGDEQSTPPLAEGQPARLVAVTACPTGVAHTFMAAEALQQAAQQLGYDFKVETQGSVGARNSLSAQDIAAADVVLLAADIEVNPERFAGKRIFRCGTGVALKQPQETLRRALAEGREEAGATNSPARAGNEAHGVYKHLLTGVSFMLPMVVAGGLLIALSFVFGLNPPPGSFAAELKSIGDTAFMLMVPMLAGYIAWSIADRPGLAPGMIGGLLASTLGAGFLGGIVAGLLAGYCARAIAQWVPLPDSVSALKPILIIPLLASLFTGLVMVYVVGSPVAAMMHSLTDFLAGMGTTNAILLGLLLGGMMCVDLGGPINKAAYAFSVGLLASQSSAPMAAVMAGGMVPPIGMGIATLLARRKFAQSEREAGKAALVLGLCFISEGAIPFAAKDPLRVIPASIVGGALTGALSMLFGCKLLAPHGGLFVLLIPNAMNHALLYLLAIAGGSVVTGVLYALLRRSEAAPMMVLGEQAPGKA